A region from the Agrobacterium cucumeris genome encodes:
- a CDS encoding DUF2842 domain-containing protein, with product MPPRLRSLIGTIVIICLVVIYAVAATAIASATLAQSPWWVHLVYFVLSGLLWILPAMLIIKWMAGPKKQG from the coding sequence ATGCCCCCTCGCCTCAGATCGCTTATCGGCACCATCGTCATCATCTGCCTCGTCGTCATCTACGCCGTGGCGGCGACTGCCATCGCATCGGCGACGCTGGCGCAATCGCCCTGGTGGGTGCATCTGGTCTATTTCGTGCTGAGCGGGCTTTTGTGGATATTGCCGGCCATGCTCATCATCAAATGGATGGCTGGCCCCAAAAAACAGGGATAA
- a CDS encoding COX15/CtaA family protein, with protein MRSSSMTMANGSAEMVVEAALQKQEKNRRLLRIWLRVVLFTLFCLVLVGGATRLTESGLSITEWKPIHGAIPPLSVAEWEEEFQLYKRIPQYQEINRGMSLDEFKTIFWWEWAHRLLARAIGLIFALPLAFFWLTGRVEKRLRLPLVGLLALGGFQGFIGWWMVSSGLVNRTDVSQYRLATHLTIACLIFAGCMWILRGLSHHSPEAADENTGRGFAGLLTVLCLFQIYLGALVAGLNAGLSYNTWPLMDGSMVPGDLFLQQPWWINLFENPKTVQFIHRLGAYTLFAATLWHMVSIARALPNTPHARRAVLFFVLVSIQAALGITTLLMHVDIHVALAHQGMALIVLGFAVAHWRGFIGEYPAPVAVEVRD; from the coding sequence ATGCGTTCGAGCAGCATGACGATGGCAAACGGTTCCGCGGAAATGGTGGTGGAGGCTGCCCTGCAGAAGCAGGAAAAGAACCGCCGCCTGCTGCGCATCTGGCTGCGCGTCGTTCTCTTCACGCTTTTCTGTCTCGTGCTGGTGGGCGGCGCCACGCGGCTTACCGAATCCGGCCTGTCGATCACCGAATGGAAGCCCATCCACGGCGCTATCCCGCCGCTTTCGGTTGCCGAATGGGAAGAGGAATTCCAGCTCTACAAGCGCATCCCACAATATCAGGAAATCAACAGGGGTATGTCGCTTGATGAGTTCAAGACGATTTTCTGGTGGGAATGGGCGCATCGCTTGCTTGCCCGCGCCATCGGTCTCATCTTCGCCCTGCCGCTCGCCTTTTTCTGGTTGACCGGCCGTGTCGAAAAGCGTTTGCGCCTGCCGCTGGTCGGTCTTCTGGCGCTTGGCGGTTTTCAGGGCTTTATCGGCTGGTGGATGGTCTCTTCCGGTCTCGTCAATCGCACGGATGTTTCGCAATATCGCCTCGCCACGCATCTGACCATTGCCTGCCTCATCTTCGCCGGCTGCATGTGGATATTGCGCGGCCTGTCGCATCATTCGCCTGAGGCGGCTGACGAAAATACGGGCAGGGGCTTTGCCGGCCTGTTGACGGTCCTCTGTCTGTTCCAGATCTATCTCGGCGCGCTGGTGGCGGGGTTGAATGCCGGCCTTTCCTACAATACCTGGCCGCTGATGGACGGCTCAATGGTGCCGGGCGATCTCTTCCTGCAGCAGCCCTGGTGGATCAATCTCTTCGAAAACCCGAAGACGGTGCAGTTCATCCATCGTCTTGGCGCCTACACGCTTTTCGCCGCCACGCTGTGGCACATGGTGTCCATTGCCCGTGCACTGCCGAATACGCCACACGCCCGTCGGGCCGTGCTGTTCTTCGTGCTCGTTTCCATTCAGGCGGCGCTCGGCATCACCACGCTTCTCATGCATGTGGATATCCACGTGGCACTCGCCCATCAGGGCATGGCATTGATCGTGCTTGGATTTGCGGTCGCCCACTGGCGCGGTTTCATTGGCGAATATCCGGCGCCTGTCGCCGTCGAAGTCAGGGACTGA